A genome region from Caldalkalibacillus uzonensis includes the following:
- a CDS encoding L-rhamnose mutarotase, which translates to MERVAFVLRIREKDQQEYIKRHQAVYPELLRAFEDVGIKTYSIFMDGGTLFAYMEVENFNEAMAKLERHEANIRWQKYMSDLLIQHHDGGTIKVIPEVFHFEAK; encoded by the coding sequence TTGGAAAGAGTAGCTTTTGTATTGCGTATCAGAGAGAAAGATCAACAAGAGTACATCAAGCGGCATCAGGCTGTTTATCCAGAGTTGCTCCGAGCTTTTGAAGATGTTGGGATTAAGACGTACAGTATTTTTATGGATGGTGGAACATTGTTTGCTTATATGGAAGTAGAAAACTTTAATGAAGCTATGGCTAAACTGGAGAGGCATGAAGCCAATATTAGATGGCAAAAGTATATGTCTGATTTGTTAATTCAACATCATGATGGGGGAACGATAAAAGTGATTCCCGAAGTATTTCACTTTGAAGCAAAATGA
- a CDS encoding AbrB/MazE/SpoVT family DNA-binding domain-containing protein, with protein MGVNAMSKKEIRKVTQMGNSLGVGLPKAITDAFNIKRGDELEFEVKDGQIMITKKVKWEDQVDAEMLEMLTETFEEHHEVLKRLKDR; from the coding sequence ATGGGTGTGAATGCGATGAGTAAAAAAGAGATTCGCAAAGTGACCCAAATGGGTAACAGTTTGGGTGTCGGCTTGCCAAAAGCGATCACTGATGCTTTTAACATTAAACGTGGGGATGAACTTGAATTTGAGGTTAAGGATGGGCAAATTATGATTACCAAAAAGGTCAAATGGGAAGATCAAGTGGATGCTGAGATGTTGGAAATGCTTACTGAAACCTTCGAAGAACACCATGAGGTATTAAAAAGACTTAAGGACAGATAA
- a CDS encoding M20 family metallopeptidase: MSVYTEQRFQRDKAEVIRLTQDLVRIPSVYRPGDPDGNESKVAQFVYDYLKNLGLEVYLEQVEPGRPNVIGILDSKRPGKTLLFEGHTDVVTEGDPSAWTYPPFEGRIAGNRMYGRGTNDTKGNLAAAITAVHSIMRDGERFNGKIILCVPCDEEGMMSGIKHFIERGWARGVDGAIICEPEENHICIAQKGAMRVVLKTFGKMAHGAIPLSGVNPNTRMARVICELEKLEEREKQRWGKHPLLGWPSITPTVLRAPVEGEPQINVVPDQCLATLDIRTIPGQDHQTLSAEIQGVLDRLAALDPDFKAEFEVIEDRPWTKTDKEQPIVQAIAAAYTQVTGRQPVYNGVPGATDGTFLHLAGVPIVTTGAGDREIPHHIDEYIDLDELAVTTQIYRQAALKFLNQEYA; this comes from the coding sequence ATGTCCGTCTACACAGAACAGCGATTCCAACGGGATAAAGCCGAAGTGATCCGGCTGACACAAGACCTGGTACGTATTCCCAGTGTGTACCGGCCCGGTGATCCCGATGGAAACGAGAGCAAAGTGGCTCAATTTGTTTATGATTATCTAAAAAATTTGGGGTTGGAGGTCTATCTGGAACAAGTAGAACCTGGACGTCCTAATGTGATTGGCATCCTGGATTCCAAACGTCCAGGAAAAACCTTATTATTTGAGGGACATACTGATGTGGTCACAGAAGGGGATCCGTCAGCCTGGACATACCCTCCTTTTGAAGGACGCATTGCAGGAAACCGGATGTATGGCCGCGGCACAAACGATACCAAAGGCAATCTGGCTGCAGCCATTACGGCTGTTCACTCCATTATGCGGGATGGGGAAAGATTTAATGGGAAAATCATCCTTTGTGTGCCTTGTGATGAAGAAGGCATGATGAGTGGCATTAAGCATTTTATTGAACGGGGTTGGGCCAGAGGAGTGGATGGTGCCATTATTTGTGAACCGGAGGAAAATCACATCTGTATTGCTCAAAAGGGAGCCATGCGGGTTGTATTGAAAACCTTTGGCAAAATGGCCCATGGCGCCATTCCTTTGAGTGGTGTGAATCCCAATACACGCATGGCCCGTGTCATCTGTGAGCTGGAGAAGTTGGAAGAGAGGGAGAAACAACGTTGGGGTAAACACCCCCTGTTAGGCTGGCCCAGTATTACGCCTACTGTTTTGCGGGCCCCTGTGGAGGGAGAACCGCAAATTAATGTGGTCCCTGACCAGTGCCTGGCCACACTGGACATCCGCACCATACCTGGTCAGGATCACCAGACCTTAAGTGCAGAGATTCAAGGAGTACTGGACCGTTTAGCAGCTCTTGATCCTGATTTTAAGGCAGAGTTTGAGGTGATCGAGGACCGGCCGTGGACCAAAACGGACAAGGAGCAACCCATTGTGCAGGCCATTGCGGCAGCGTACACCCAGGTGACAGGCAGGCAGCCGGTCTATAACGGGGTACCTGGCGCTACAGATGGAACTTTTTTACATCTGGCTGGTGTACCCATTGTGACAACAGGAGCGGGGGACCGGGAAATCCCCCACCACATAGACGAGTATATTGATTTAGACGAACTAGCAGTAACAACCCAAATCTATCGTCAGGCGGCGCTTAAATTTTTAAATCAGGAATATGCATAA
- a CDS encoding SDR family NAD(P)-dependent oxidoreductase, whose amino-acid sequence MRLEGKTMIVAGAGGGMGLKIVEFFLREGAQVAALDLNTDPLKQVFNDMDESRLIIAKVDVTSETAVTQAVQKVHNQWGKVNGLVHAAGIAQPATPVEEVSKEEWHRIIDVNVTSAFLLSKAVVPYMKQQQQGVIIPIASISSQRPRPGLNAYIASKGALVALAQALAIELAPFNIRVNALNPGPADTQMLGQFTAAGADVEETKESIYRQSVPLGRLIKPEDIAHAAVYLCSDEAQIVTGAILNVDGGRGL is encoded by the coding sequence ATGCGACTTGAGGGGAAAACAATGATTGTTGCCGGAGCAGGAGGAGGCATGGGGCTTAAAATCGTTGAGTTCTTTTTACGGGAAGGCGCTCAGGTAGCGGCGCTGGATTTAAATACGGATCCCCTTAAACAGGTGTTTAATGACATGGACGAAAGCCGTCTCATCATTGCCAAGGTGGATGTCACTTCTGAAACTGCCGTCACACAGGCTGTGCAAAAGGTTCATAACCAGTGGGGGAAAGTGAATGGGTTGGTACATGCGGCAGGTATTGCCCAGCCAGCCACTCCGGTCGAGGAAGTGAGTAAAGAAGAGTGGCATCGTATCATAGATGTTAATGTGACATCTGCCTTTTTGTTGAGCAAGGCGGTAGTACCCTATATGAAACAGCAACAGCAGGGAGTCATCATACCCATCGCTTCTATTTCCAGTCAGCGTCCTCGCCCGGGTCTGAATGCCTATATTGCTTCCAAGGGTGCGCTGGTCGCATTGGCACAGGCACTAGCCATTGAGTTGGCACCATTTAACATTCGTGTCAATGCCCTTAATCCTGGCCCTGCGGATACGCAGATGCTGGGTCAATTTACTGCTGCGGGGGCTGATGTTGAAGAAACGAAGGAATCAATCTATAGACAGAGTGTACCTCTGGGGCGGCTGATTAAACCGGAGGATATCGCTCATGCAGCCGTTTACCTTTGCTCTGATGAAGCTCAAATTGTGACCGGGGCCATCTTGAATGTAGATGGCGGCAGAGGATTATAG
- a CDS encoding cysteine hydrolase family protein, with translation MEALIIIDYTHDFVADDGKLTCGEPGQAIEERITELTKQFVENGDYVVFAVDVHDEGDPYHPETKLFPPHNIRETKGRDQYGALGAYYDTIKNNPQYQQQILWLDKTRYSAFAGTNLEIKLRERGINTLHLVGVCTDICVLHTAVDAYNKGFNIVVHEDAVQSFNQEGHRWAVEHFKSCLGAKVVSGWKI, from the coding sequence ATGGAGGCGTTGATTATCATTGATTATACGCATGATTTTGTCGCTGACGACGGAAAGCTGACCTGCGGGGAGCCGGGGCAGGCCATTGAAGAGCGCATTACAGAGCTTACCAAGCAATTTGTGGAAAACGGCGACTACGTCGTCTTTGCCGTTGATGTCCATGATGAAGGGGATCCCTACCATCCTGAAACAAAGTTGTTTCCGCCCCACAATATCCGTGAGACAAAAGGGCGGGACCAGTACGGGGCGCTTGGAGCGTATTACGACACGATTAAAAACAATCCCCAATATCAGCAACAAATCTTATGGCTGGATAAAACCCGCTACAGTGCCTTTGCCGGTACCAACCTGGAGATTAAGTTAAGGGAGCGGGGAATCAACACTCTTCATTTAGTGGGCGTGTGCACGGATATTTGTGTGTTGCATACGGCTGTAGATGCGTATAACAAAGGATTTAACATCGTGGTGCACGAGGATGCGGTGCAAAGTTTCAACCAGGAAGGTCATCGCTGGGCAGTGGAGCATTTTAAGAGCTGCCTGGGAGCCAAAGTGGTGAGCGGCTGGAAGATATAG
- a CDS encoding trans-sulfuration enzyme family protein, whose product MNKHDPHEQFNLDELRDETLVVHGDDWVTNDGTVAPAIYYSATFRAQNSAQFAEMAGTSSHPRYYTRYGNPVHERVKKIMAELEGTETALVTGSGMGAIATTLLTLVSAGDHVIAQTRHYMSTAKIMDEMLPRFGVEVTLVEQADISAFEAALRPNTKLIMTESPANPTLVITDLAAVVELARPRGILVVADNTFASPINQRPHDLGVDVVIHSATKYLGGHHDLTAGVICTSEELAERIWQTHISIGSVLSPMDAWLLLRGLRTLPLRIERINANALALAEFLEAQPQIEQVYYPGLTSHPQHELAKRQMRGFGAVIALAIKGGYEETQRFVSALKLIPNAVSLGGIDSLVVHTAAMWEGVMTEEQMRTAGIPPNYVRLSVGIEHIEDLKADVLQALQAI is encoded by the coding sequence ATGAACAAACATGATCCTCATGAGCAGTTCAATCTTGATGAACTCCGGGACGAAACCTTGGTGGTACATGGCGATGATTGGGTGACCAATGATGGCACGGTGGCTCCTGCCATTTATTACTCAGCCACGTTCCGTGCGCAAAATTCCGCCCAATTTGCGGAAATGGCCGGAACTTCCAGCCATCCCAGGTATTACACCCGATACGGTAATCCAGTACATGAGCGGGTTAAGAAGATAATGGCTGAGCTTGAAGGCACAGAAACCGCACTGGTAACCGGTTCCGGAATGGGGGCGATTGCCACAACTCTTCTTACGCTGGTCAGCGCAGGCGACCATGTGATCGCACAGACCAGGCATTATATGAGTACCGCCAAAATCATGGACGAGATGCTGCCTCGTTTTGGTGTCGAAGTGACATTGGTCGAGCAAGCCGACATCTCGGCCTTTGAAGCAGCGCTTCGACCTAATACAAAGCTTATCATGACGGAGTCGCCAGCCAATCCAACTTTGGTGATTACCGATCTGGCCGCCGTAGTGGAGCTGGCCCGCCCTCGTGGCATCCTCGTTGTGGCCGACAACACTTTCGCCTCACCGATCAATCAGCGTCCCCATGATCTGGGTGTGGATGTGGTCATTCACAGCGCAACCAAATATCTAGGCGGACACCATGATTTAACAGCGGGTGTGATCTGCACCAGCGAGGAGTTGGCAGAGCGTATTTGGCAGACGCATATCTCCATCGGTTCCGTTCTCTCGCCAATGGATGCCTGGTTGCTTTTGCGCGGTCTGCGTACACTTCCGTTAAGGATTGAACGCATTAACGCCAATGCCCTTGCCCTGGCCGAGTTTCTCGAGGCACAGCCGCAGATCGAGCAGGTGTATTACCCAGGTCTTACCAGCCATCCGCAACATGAGTTGGCGAAACGCCAGATGCGCGGTTTTGGGGCGGTGATTGCCCTTGCCATCAAAGGTGGGTATGAGGAGACGCAGCGCTTCGTCTCTGCATTAAAACTGATCCCTAATGCTGTCAGCCTGGGAGGGATTGATTCACTGGTGGTACATACAGCGGCGATGTGGGAAGGCGTCATGACCGAGGAGCAAATGCGTACTGCCGGGATTCCGCCCAATTACGTACGCTTATCAGTCGGCATCGAGCATATCGAGGACCTGAAGGCAGATGTGTTGCAAGCCCTGCAGGCAATTTGA
- a CDS encoding aldehyde dehydrogenase family protein yields MAQSLIDIGTIPSLMYINGQWTESVSQKTFATVEPATREMLASVPRGGQEDVDRAVQAARETFESAQWQEMRADERARKLWQVAQLIRKEKATLAKLESLDTGKPLSQAQADVEAAARYFEYYAGMADKIFGETIPVSPGILDYTVREPIGVSAHIVPWNYPLQITGRGVAAAIATGNTVVIKPAEDTPLTALYLAYLVEQAGFPPGVYNVVTGYGHEAGDALANHPDVDHITFTGSVQTGSKVMAAASRNIKPVTMELGGKSPNILFDDCDQEEALNWVVRSIVQNAGQTCSAGSRLILHRNIYDQFVEQVVRRMATLTLGIGINNPDLGPIINDKQGSRIEQLVEQGKQEGARILTGGERVLVEEAPHGFFFKPTVVEGLGPDSCLAQEEIFGPVLTVFLFEDEEEAVQLANGTPYGLVTGIWTKQIARAHRMAKKIRAGQIFINNYGAGGGVEMPFGGYKKSGFGREKGLEALRNYTQLKNVAVKIGD; encoded by the coding sequence ATGGCTCAATCTTTAATAGATATTGGTACAATCCCTTCATTAATGTATATTAACGGCCAGTGGACTGAAAGTGTCAGCCAGAAAACCTTTGCTACAGTTGAGCCGGCCACCAGGGAAATGCTGGCCTCTGTTCCCCGGGGAGGGCAAGAGGATGTAGACCGGGCTGTGCAGGCGGCGAGGGAGACGTTTGAGTCTGCCCAGTGGCAGGAGATGAGAGCGGATGAGCGGGCTAGAAAGCTATGGCAAGTGGCCCAACTGATCCGCAAGGAAAAAGCAACATTGGCCAAGCTGGAGAGTCTGGATACGGGAAAACCTCTCTCCCAAGCCCAAGCCGATGTGGAAGCTGCTGCCCGTTACTTTGAATATTATGCGGGAATGGCCGATAAGATTTTTGGAGAGACCATTCCGGTCAGCCCGGGTATTTTAGACTACACGGTTCGGGAGCCAATCGGTGTTTCCGCCCATATTGTGCCCTGGAATTATCCCTTGCAGATTACAGGCAGAGGTGTGGCTGCTGCCATCGCCACGGGAAATACAGTGGTGATCAAACCCGCCGAAGATACCCCCTTGACTGCTTTGTACTTGGCTTATTTGGTGGAGCAAGCCGGTTTTCCTCCTGGTGTGTATAACGTGGTGACCGGCTATGGCCATGAAGCGGGCGATGCCCTGGCCAATCATCCGGATGTGGACCATATCACTTTTACGGGGTCTGTGCAAACGGGCAGTAAGGTGATGGCAGCGGCCAGCCGCAATATTAAACCGGTCACCATGGAGCTGGGCGGCAAATCTCCCAATATTCTCTTTGACGATTGTGACCAAGAGGAAGCGTTAAACTGGGTGGTCCGTTCCATTGTACAAAACGCCGGACAAACCTGCTCAGCTGGTTCCCGCCTCATTCTCCATAGAAACATCTATGATCAGTTTGTGGAGCAAGTGGTGCGGCGCATGGCCACATTAACTCTGGGCATTGGCATCAATAACCCTGATTTGGGGCCAATCATTAACGACAAACAGGGCAGCCGTATTGAACAGTTAGTGGAACAAGGCAAGCAGGAAGGAGCACGTATCCTGACCGGGGGAGAAAGAGTGCTTGTTGAGGAAGCACCACATGGTTTTTTCTTTAAACCGACGGTGGTGGAGGGCTTGGGGCCCGACAGTTGTCTGGCTCAGGAAGAGATATTTGGCCCTGTGCTGACGGTGTTTCTTTTTGAGGATGAAGAAGAGGCTGTTCAATTGGCTAATGGCACGCCGTACGGTTTGGTAACTGGGATTTGGACCAAGCAGATTGCCAGGGCCCACAGGATGGCCAAGAAGATCCGTGCCGGGCAGATTTTTATCAATAATTACGGAGCTGGCGGGGGCGTGGAGATGCCTTTTGGCGGCTACAAAAAAAGTGGTTTTGGCCGGGAAAAAGGCTTGGAAGCTCTGCGTAACTATACCCAGTTGAAAAATGTGGCGGTCAAGATTGGTGATTAA
- a CDS encoding type II toxin-antitoxin system death-on-curing family toxin, whose amino-acid sequence MKKYGEGEQAGIKDQGLLESAVYRPQQTVFGQEAYPTLFEKAAALFESLVRNHPFFNGNKRTAFVATDIFLKKNGYKIIPDDDENEVFIVLVANGNLEFSDIIEWFKQHTEEYR is encoded by the coding sequence ATGAAGAAGTATGGAGAAGGTGAGCAAGCAGGAATCAAAGACCAAGGTTTGCTTGAATCAGCAGTCTACCGGCCCCAACAGACCGTATTTGGTCAAGAGGCTTACCCAACCTTATTTGAAAAGGCAGCTGCTTTGTTCGAATCGTTAGTAAGAAACCATCCTTTTTTTAACGGAAATAAGCGAACAGCATTTGTTGCTACCGACATCTTTTTAAAGAAAAATGGCTATAAGATCATACCCGATGATGATGAAAATGAAGTATTCATCGTCCTTGTGGCCAATGGGAACCTTGAATTTTCTGATATTATTGAATGGTTTAAACAGCATACTGAAGAATATCGATAG